A region from the Solibacillus sp. FSL H8-0523 genome encodes:
- a CDS encoding endospore germination permease yields the protein MKSLGKISILHIVFLSMTVIGLKNHVTIIPSLLNGAGRDSWMSIILAALITIPWLYVFFHLQKGLQSDSVRTRLLTNYPKLGNVLIYIIVFYVLAMAAFTMRETIQWVSTTFLIETPFILLFFFFSVVCILLATSSVLSITMANVIVLFGVVILGFFVAFVNIQVKDYSLVRPFFEHGFSPIIKTTLYPASGFFEILLFLFIQQHFKKKLKFTHLLIILFILVGLTLGPLLGAITEFGPTEAAKQRYPAFEEWRIAKIGGYISHLDFFSIYQWLTGAFIRVGFLLFIAIELLGITGKTKQVWKTVAPAYIFLTLPLFLMNDSIFIEVKGKYFLISTTLFFFILAFLLLFLLRKRTKNKVESDAAN from the coding sequence ATGAAATCACTTGGTAAAATTAGTATTCTCCATATTGTTTTTTTATCGATGACAGTCATTGGCTTGAAAAATCACGTGACGATCATTCCTTCTTTACTAAATGGTGCTGGACGCGATTCTTGGATGTCCATCATTTTGGCGGCGCTCATCACAATTCCGTGGCTTTATGTTTTTTTCCACCTTCAAAAAGGGCTACAGTCAGATTCCGTTCGTACGCGTCTGCTTACAAACTACCCTAAATTAGGGAATGTATTAATTTATATCATTGTTTTTTATGTATTGGCCATGGCGGCGTTTACAATGCGTGAAACGATTCAATGGGTATCCACAACCTTCTTAATCGAAACACCCTTTATCCTATTGTTTTTCTTTTTTTCAGTTGTTTGCATTTTATTAGCTACGTCCTCTGTATTAAGTATTACGATGGCGAATGTCATAGTCCTATTTGGTGTCGTTATATTGGGCTTTTTCGTTGCTTTTGTCAATATACAAGTAAAAGATTATTCACTTGTACGGCCATTTTTCGAACATGGCTTTTCACCCATTATTAAAACGACTCTTTATCCTGCTTCTGGCTTTTTTGAAATTCTATTATTTTTGTTTATTCAACAGCATTTTAAGAAAAAATTAAAGTTTACACATCTACTCATTATTCTCTTTATTCTTGTGGGCTTAACGCTTGGTCCATTGTTAGGTGCGATTACCGAATTTGGGCCTACAGAAGCTGCAAAACAACGCTATCCTGCTTTTGAAGAATGGCGTATCGCAAAAATTGGTGGCTATATTTCACATTTAGATTTCTTTTCGATTTATCAATGGTTAACCGGTGCGTTTATACGCGTTGGCTTTTTGTTATTTATCGCGATTGAGCTATTAGGGATCACAGGAAAGACGAAGCAAGTTTGGAAAACCGTTGCACCCGCCTATATTTTTTTAACATTACCGCTGTTTTTAATGAACGACAGTATATTTATCGAGGTGAAAGGAAAGTATTTTCTAATAAGTACAACTTTGTTCTTTTTTATTTTAGCCTTTTTATTACTTTTCCTTTTGCGAAAGAGAACAAAGAATAAGGTGGAAAGCGATGCAGCAAATTGA
- a CDS encoding SACOL1771 family peroxiredoxin, translated as MATHTFTLNIDWPQGRNAVGALTAERLQTQVSIPPEMDGPGIGTNPDEMLLGAAATCYIITLAAMYERSQVDADVTLKSEGVVDVTNGVFTYKEIHHHVAITLNEKSERTLKLAERYAYKAEETCMISKALKGNVDIQVHITMN; from the coding sequence TTGGCAACGCATACATTTACACTAAACATCGATTGGCCACAGGGACGAAATGCGGTTGGCGCGTTAACTGCGGAGCGCCTACAAACACAAGTTTCAATTCCACCAGAAATGGATGGTCCGGGCATTGGGACGAATCCAGATGAGATGCTACTAGGCGCAGCCGCTACATGCTATATCATTACACTTGCGGCGATGTATGAACGGAGTCAAGTTGACGCGGATGTAACATTAAAATCTGAGGGCGTTGTCGATGTGACAAATGGTGTGTTTACGTATAAGGAAATTCATCATCATGTCGCGATCACACTTAACGAGAAGTCCGAGCGCACGCTAAAGTTAGCTGAGCGCTATGCATATAAGGCAGAGGAAACTTGTATGATTAGTAAAGCGTTAAAAGGGAATGTAGACATTCAGGTACATATTACGATGAACTAA
- the hutH gene encoding histidine ammonia-lyase, whose product MIQLNGQQLTMEQMETILYGKQQVVISDDAKKRVEKSRSAVERIVQQDKTVYGINTGFGKFCDVKIAEQEVSKLQLNLIRSHACGFGEPFPPLVAKAMMVLRLNALLKGFSGIRLEVLERLCFMINEDILPVIPQQGSLGASGDLAPLSHLVLALISEGEVFINGERQSSKEIIERLELVKIELQAKEGLALINGTQAMTAQGIVNYIEAEKLAYASEWIAAMTMESLYGIIDAFHPAVHEARGMKEQIDVATRMRDWLEGSELITHQGDKRVQDPYSLRCIPQIHGASWQVLNYVKEKLELEMNAATDNPLIFEDGDLVISGGNFHGQPIAFAMDFLKIGIAELANVSERRIERLVNPQLNEGLPAFLSANPGLESGAMILQYSAASLVSENKTLAHPASVDSIPSSANQEDHVSMGTTGARHARMIIANVRTVLAIEAFCAAQAVEYRGVEKMSPKLREQWEQIREIVPSMTEDRVFSQDVNRIIEFLLPQQ is encoded by the coding sequence ATGATTCAATTAAACGGGCAACAGTTAACTATGGAACAAATGGAGACTATTTTATATGGGAAACAACAGGTAGTCATTTCAGATGATGCAAAGAAGCGCGTAGAAAAAAGTCGGTCAGCAGTCGAACGCATCGTACAGCAGGATAAAACGGTATACGGGATTAATACAGGCTTCGGAAAATTTTGCGATGTGAAAATTGCGGAGCAGGAAGTAAGTAAATTACAGTTGAACTTAATTCGCTCGCATGCCTGTGGATTTGGTGAGCCATTTCCACCACTCGTTGCAAAGGCGATGATGGTACTACGTTTGAATGCATTGTTAAAGGGGTTCTCAGGCATTCGATTAGAAGTATTAGAGCGATTATGTTTCATGATTAATGAGGACATTCTTCCGGTAATCCCACAGCAGGGTTCACTTGGGGCATCTGGTGATTTAGCGCCACTTTCACATTTAGTATTGGCGCTCATTAGCGAGGGTGAAGTATTTATAAACGGAGAGCGTCAGTCATCAAAAGAAATTATTGAGCGTTTGGAGCTTGTGAAAATCGAGCTACAAGCAAAAGAAGGACTGGCACTGATAAACGGGACGCAGGCAATGACCGCGCAAGGAATTGTCAATTACATTGAGGCAGAAAAGCTAGCCTATGCGAGTGAGTGGATTGCTGCGATGACCATGGAATCGCTCTACGGTATTATTGATGCATTTCACCCAGCGGTTCACGAGGCGCGTGGGATGAAAGAGCAAATTGATGTGGCTACGCGTATGCGTGACTGGTTAGAGGGCAGTGAGCTCATTACCCATCAAGGCGACAAGCGCGTACAAGATCCGTATTCGCTGCGCTGCATACCTCAAATTCACGGGGCAAGCTGGCAAGTATTGAATTATGTAAAAGAAAAGCTTGAGCTTGAAATGAATGCTGCTACGGATAATCCGTTGATTTTTGAAGATGGGGATTTAGTCATTTCTGGAGGCAATTTCCACGGTCAGCCGATTGCCTTTGCGATGGACTTTTTAAAAATCGGGATCGCAGAACTTGCAAATGTATCGGAGCGCCGTATTGAGCGCTTAGTGAATCCACAGTTAAATGAAGGGTTGCCAGCGTTCTTAAGTGCGAACCCTGGACTTGAATCCGGCGCCATGATTTTACAATATAGCGCGGCAAGCCTTGTGTCAGAAAACAAGACACTTGCACATCCCGCATCGGTTGATTCTATTCCATCGTCTGCGAATCAGGAAGATCACGTAAGTATGGGCACAACCGGAGCTCGTCATGCGCGCATGATTATTGCCAACGTACGTACCGTTTTGGCAATCGAAGCATTTTGTGCAGCACAGGCTGTTGAGTACCGCGGTGTCGAAAAAATGTCGCCGAAATTACGTGAACAGTGGGAGCAGATTCGCGAAATCGTGCCAAGTATGACTGAGGATCGTGTTTTTAGTCAAGACGTCAATCGCATTATTGAATTTTTACTCCCACAGCAGTAA
- a CDS encoding Ger(x)C family spore germination protein, translating into MMKKLLFLPFFLLLAGCWDTNQPERMYYLYGIGIDFEDDEYVMYAQIIDFTNIAKSDQPNPEASQAEVGVARGRTFDEVFFNLYKSMDERLFLGQLEYVIFSEEAVKQHKGKAIVNSFIRYRELRYTTWTYITDAPLEEVMLTTPIINKAITLSKVADPTNSLKQSSLIQPINFREILINLDEPSHSAIIPFIEISENWSTDKGPDTVYSIESVVLVNLQDPYKGHLKGDDVRGLQWMTEKTVRSEITVKMDGFADPYVTNVVQSIKPTIRPIINEDSIHFELDVKCVVEGVESENQEIMEKLIKKVEETMEKEIETTYKAALKMDVDVFRLSETVYRKHNKAWKKMNEDGVIPLDENSIRSINVEVVKMNGERVISNRKDSQ; encoded by the coding sequence ATGATGAAGAAGCTTCTATTTCTCCCATTCTTTCTTTTACTCGCAGGATGCTGGGATACCAATCAACCTGAGCGAATGTATTATCTGTACGGTATTGGTATTGATTTTGAGGATGATGAATATGTCATGTATGCACAAATTATTGATTTTACGAATATCGCGAAATCCGATCAACCCAATCCAGAAGCATCTCAGGCAGAAGTTGGTGTAGCAAGAGGACGTACATTTGATGAAGTGTTTTTCAACTTATATAAGAGCATGGATGAAAGGCTATTTTTAGGCCAACTTGAATATGTCATCTTTTCAGAAGAAGCGGTCAAACAACACAAAGGTAAGGCAATCGTTAACTCGTTTATTCGCTATCGGGAATTGCGCTATACTACATGGACCTACATTACCGATGCCCCTTTAGAAGAAGTGATGCTAACGACACCGATTATTAATAAAGCGATTACCTTATCAAAGGTGGCCGACCCAACTAATTCCCTAAAACAATCATCGTTGATTCAACCAATCAACTTCCGTGAAATTTTGATTAATCTAGATGAACCGAGCCATTCGGCCATCATCCCTTTTATTGAAATTAGTGAAAACTGGTCAACGGATAAAGGACCAGATACCGTCTATTCTATTGAATCGGTTGTCTTAGTTAATTTACAGGATCCGTATAAGGGACATTTAAAAGGTGACGATGTACGAGGTCTCCAATGGATGACGGAAAAAACGGTGCGTAGTGAAATTACAGTAAAAATGGACGGTTTTGCAGATCCCTATGTAACAAATGTCGTACAATCCATTAAACCAACGATACGTCCCATCATTAATGAGGATTCGATACACTTTGAGTTAGATGTAAAATGCGTTGTTGAAGGGGTAGAATCCGAGAATCAGGAGATTATGGAGAAATTAATAAAAAAAGTTGAAGAGACGATGGAAAAGGAAATTGAAACAACCTATAAAGCCGCATTAAAGATGGACGTCGATGTTTTTCGTCTATCAGAAACTGTCTATCGAAAACATAATAAAGCATGGAAAAAGATGAATGAAGACGGCGTTATCCCGTTGGACGAAAACTCAATTCGTTCGATTAACGTTGAAGTCGTTAAAATGAATGGAGAACGGGTTATTTCAAATAGGAAAGATAGTCAATAA
- a CDS encoding 5'-3' exonuclease, translating to MTKPHLLIVDGMALLFRSFFASAAMNQFIRLDDGTPSNGVQGFARHVLTAQNLMKPTHLAVCWDMGAHTFRNELYDGYKANRPAPPEEMLPQFDMAKNVSKMIGWQNFGTKGLEADDLIGSMIEKWKDDAQITVISGDRDLLQLLNPSTTIAFTKKGYTEYEVYTEARFVDEYGIAPKQFAEVKAFMGDSGDGYPGVKGIGPKTALQLIQNHGSIDGVLEALPTLKPGQRIKISENEDMLRLSHQLAKINCEAEIDAELDALRLDGYTPEIFQSVEQKGYRLIAKHARSLK from the coding sequence ATGACAAAACCACACTTATTAATCGTAGATGGCATGGCACTTTTATTCCGTTCGTTTTTCGCATCTGCAGCGATGAACCAATTTATTCGCTTAGATGATGGCACGCCGTCGAACGGGGTACAGGGCTTTGCTCGTCACGTATTAACTGCACAAAATTTAATGAAACCGACACACTTAGCGGTTTGTTGGGATATGGGTGCGCACACATTCCGCAATGAGCTCTATGACGGCTACAAAGCGAACCGCCCAGCACCACCAGAAGAAATGCTACCTCAATTTGATATGGCAAAAAATGTATCAAAAATGATCGGCTGGCAAAACTTCGGCACAAAAGGATTAGAGGCGGATGATTTAATCGGTTCGATGATTGAAAAGTGGAAGGACGACGCGCAAATCACGGTCATTAGTGGCGACCGCGATTTACTGCAGTTACTGAATCCATCGACAACGATTGCGTTCACAAAAAAGGGCTACACAGAATACGAAGTGTACACAGAAGCACGCTTTGTCGATGAATACGGCATTGCACCGAAGCAATTTGCGGAGGTAAAAGCATTTATGGGCGATTCAGGTGACGGCTACCCAGGCGTTAAAGGAATCGGACCAAAAACGGCGTTACAGCTGATTCAAAATCATGGCTCGATTGATGGTGTGTTAGAAGCATTACCAACATTAAAACCGGGTCAACGTATTAAAATTAGCGAAAACGAGGACATGTTACGCTTGTCGCATCAGTTAGCTAAAATCAACTGTGAAGCAGAAATAGATGCAGAGCTTGATGCATTACGTTTAGATGGATACACGCCTGAAATATTCCAATCAGTGGAGCAAAAAGGCTATCGTTTAATCGCTAAGCATGCGCGTTCATTAAAATAA
- a CDS encoding sigma-70 family RNA polymerase sigma factor: MMQLEQFIKTHGEELLRLAYTYVKNKEAAEDIVQDVLLKAFEQHDQFRGEASYRTYLYRMTINRSTDYLRSWSYKNTILTEKFQKLIKGTKSAEQEVLVLSENRTLGEAVLNLPVKYREVIILYYYKELKIDEIAEMLSCSDNTVKTRLRRGREKLKQTLEGGAWDDEFSSEKSY; this comes from the coding sequence ATGATGCAGCTAGAGCAATTTATAAAAACACATGGTGAAGAGCTACTGCGCCTTGCGTATACATATGTGAAAAACAAAGAGGCAGCAGAGGATATCGTACAGGATGTGTTACTGAAGGCATTTGAGCAGCACGACCAATTTCGCGGTGAAGCCAGCTATCGCACCTATTTATATCGTATGACCATTAATCGGAGTACTGATTATTTACGCAGCTGGAGCTATAAAAATACCATTTTAACTGAAAAATTTCAAAAATTGATTAAAGGAACAAAGTCAGCCGAGCAGGAAGTACTGGTGCTATCGGAAAATCGTACTTTAGGTGAGGCGGTGCTCAACTTGCCCGTGAAATACCGGGAAGTCATTATTCTCTATTATTACAAAGAGCTAAAAATTGATGAAATTGCCGAGATGCTATCGTGTTCAGACAATACGGTGAAAACAAGACTAAGGCGCGGACGCGAAAAGTTAAAGCAAACGTTGGAAGGAGGTGCGTGGGATGACGAGTTCTCAAGTGAAAAAAGCTATTGA
- a CDS encoding spore germination protein: MQQIDTISLKSQFKHCEDVHFQTYSFQASNVTLITCDAMIDKYSLNEIIVPRLQSICSDPDTPLDETMLLQNLYIPDLQKIDDLNDAVSNVFGGFVLIYVEKLQILLSSNIEKKPNRSPEETKLEVQIKGPRDNFIEDLAINIALIRKRLPTDSLAVEKLSIGERSKTKLAILYFHDIASLSILKELKQDLESVSTDVLLSSESLMERFNKRSYFLPLNDTTGRPDFAVMALSSGRFVILVDGISYAVITPVDLFMLLKSGEDLDYPAITSSLERVLRIFGILIALLLPAFWLALTTFHQEQLPFPLLATIVQANTGLPLPSALEMLGMLFMFELFREAGLRLPSTLSGTISVVGGLIIGDAAIRSGITSPAMIVVIAVSTIATFTLVNQSLVTAVSVARVLFIIVTSIFGLFGLFLSMYLVVLYLANVRVYGVPYLNFTADLSWSNIKLSLFRPPKKDYKKRTAIKTLQDKTREEE, encoded by the coding sequence ATGCAGCAAATTGATACGATTTCGTTAAAATCGCAATTTAAACATTGTGAGGATGTTCATTTTCAAACGTATTCTTTTCAAGCGAGCAATGTCACGCTCATCACATGCGATGCGATGATTGACAAGTACTCACTTAATGAAATTATTGTACCAAGGCTTCAGTCCATTTGTAGTGACCCTGATACCCCACTAGATGAAACGATGCTTTTACAAAATTTATACATTCCTGATTTACAAAAAATTGATGATTTAAACGATGCAGTGTCCAATGTTTTTGGCGGCTTTGTGCTCATTTATGTGGAAAAGCTTCAAATATTATTATCGAGTAATATTGAAAAAAAGCCGAATCGAAGTCCAGAAGAAACGAAATTAGAGGTACAAATTAAAGGCCCTAGAGACAATTTTATTGAAGATTTAGCTATTAATATTGCGCTCATTCGTAAACGACTACCTACTGATTCTCTTGCTGTTGAAAAGCTATCTATTGGGGAGCGTTCGAAAACAAAGCTTGCGATTCTTTATTTTCACGATATTGCAAGTTTGTCCATATTAAAAGAACTAAAACAAGATTTGGAATCTGTTAGTACAGATGTTCTTTTAAGCAGTGAATCCCTTATGGAACGATTTAATAAACGCTCCTATTTTTTACCGCTAAACGATACGACAGGTCGCCCCGATTTTGCTGTTATGGCATTGTCATCAGGACGCTTTGTCATTTTAGTTGATGGCATTTCTTATGCAGTGATTACCCCTGTCGATTTATTTATGCTATTAAAATCAGGTGAGGATCTTGATTATCCAGCGATTACAAGCTCATTAGAACGCGTATTACGGATTTTTGGTATTCTCATTGCACTTTTATTGCCTGCATTTTGGCTTGCCTTAACGACATTTCACCAAGAACAATTGCCGTTCCCCTTACTTGCGACAATCGTTCAAGCCAATACGGGATTACCACTTCCCTCCGCGTTAGAAATGCTCGGTATGCTGTTCATGTTTGAGCTCTTTCGAGAAGCTGGGTTACGTCTCCCAAGTACACTTAGTGGAACAATTAGTGTAGTTGGCGGACTGATAATTGGAGATGCTGCAATCCGTTCAGGAATCACAAGCCCAGCCATGATTGTCGTCATTGCGGTTTCAACCATCGCGACCTTTACGCTTGTCAATCAATCGCTCGTTACAGCGGTAAGTGTCGCGCGCGTTTTGTTTATTATCGTAACCTCTATTTTCGGTTTATTTGGCTTATTTTTATCGATGTATTTAGTCGTTCTTTATTTGGCAAACGTGCGTGTTTACGGTGTTCCGTACCTTAACTTTACAGCGGATCTTTCTTGGTCGAATATAAAATTATCGTTATTCCGCCCACCTAAGAAAGACTATAAAAAACGAACAGCCATTAAAACACTTCAGGATAAAACAAGGGAGGAAGAATGA
- a CDS encoding C39 family peptidase, which yields MRVLLNVNGRSQYSADIRPELQNSACGPTTAHVILNYLCREDEKVVTKDINELYKLLGGTKIGLFKWRMIRNLRKLLGDDWCVEECTLTQAIEQLRVGNPVAMRFDAYFSWQFFSKNKPLYKYHWVPLIGYEVKDDELYLTIHDNGGRNRDSQVRTFKYDDNRKVLDFVKIEPKKR from the coding sequence ATGCGAGTACTACTAAATGTCAATGGTAGGTCACAATATAGTGCAGATATCCGGCCCGAGCTTCAAAACTCTGCCTGCGGACCAACAACTGCTCATGTTATTTTAAATTATTTATGTCGAGAAGATGAAAAAGTCGTAACAAAAGATATTAATGAGCTGTACAAACTACTCGGTGGCACAAAAATCGGCCTCTTTAAATGGCGCATGATTCGGAATTTACGCAAGCTTCTAGGAGATGATTGGTGCGTAGAGGAATGTACGCTAACACAAGCAATCGAACAGTTGCGCGTAGGCAACCCTGTTGCTATGCGTTTTGATGCGTATTTCTCATGGCAGTTTTTCTCAAAAAATAAACCGCTTTATAAATACCACTGGGTACCTCTCATTGGCTATGAAGTGAAAGACGATGAATTGTACTTAACGATTCACGATAATGGTGGACGCAACCGCGACAGCCAAGTACGTACATTTAAATACGATGATAATCGCAAAGTATTAGACTTTGTGAAAATCGAACCGAAAAAACGCTAA
- a CDS encoding AarF/UbiB family protein yields the protein MSVISTIIQLVGAGILIFFISGRLIGSQVSTVKRLLSVIISVALTTFVFWYTYLRGTDYYDQGLMSNVVNSATLLWFGSMLLISMLLYLFFELFDPIELNENGNPVGKRSYIKTVITYWKRQKRLREVVSIAVRNGVTRTVKYARAREDERELAKALRDTLEQCGGVFIKFGQVLSTRKELLSPIFIEELEKLQQHVKPLAEEQVNQILQDNFKNDTEHIFSYFSKTPLAAASIGQVHKAVLKDTNEPVVVKLLRPEVKHIMHDDLAILMEFASWISSKSQWAENLGFYDLAKGFSLALSEEIDFHIEARNMEQMALIVKSGNIDVKVPNVYTSFSNENVLVMEYVKGKSVTVGSLLFAQQAAQTNRHDFAQTLLYAFLEQALISGIFHADPHPGNIYIEEGTGRVAMLDYGAVGRLAVQQQDGLKYFLVGIHQNDAALVVDGISLLVENAEEVNRQEMEQAISQILLKINYVTRIETDELIYSIFSVARDFGLHFYPSVSVALRAIVTLDGTLSTIDPNFTIFSEIKDFSNDYLKASLMKPFKEPKETKQMIEEELALLLPNIRKLPRRIDQMIKKAESGKIILHHDIFSDKANAMFVTQLFSRFVLLLVGITFGIISVALLAISQFMHTAYAVYLNTAAYLGLFLCAILLVRLSIQAIRDMKRTK from the coding sequence TTGAGCGTTATTTCAACAATCATTCAATTAGTAGGCGCAGGTATTTTAATCTTTTTCATTAGTGGGCGGTTGATAGGCTCGCAAGTAAGCACAGTAAAGCGCCTATTATCAGTCATAATCAGTGTCGCTTTAACAACCTTTGTATTTTGGTACACCTATTTACGTGGGACAGACTATTACGATCAAGGGCTCATGTCAAATGTCGTGAATAGTGCTACGTTGCTGTGGTTTGGTAGTATGCTACTGATTTCCATGCTGTTGTATTTATTTTTCGAGTTATTTGATCCGATTGAGCTCAATGAAAACGGGAATCCGGTAGGCAAACGTTCGTATATTAAAACAGTTATTACGTACTGGAAGCGTCAAAAGCGTTTGCGCGAGGTTGTAAGCATCGCTGTGAGAAATGGCGTCACACGCACCGTAAAATACGCACGTGCTCGCGAGGACGAACGCGAATTAGCAAAGGCACTGCGTGATACATTGGAGCAGTGTGGTGGCGTGTTTATTAAATTTGGACAAGTGTTATCTACACGAAAAGAGCTACTATCGCCGATTTTTATCGAGGAATTAGAAAAGCTACAACAGCACGTCAAACCATTAGCAGAAGAGCAAGTGAATCAAATTTTACAAGATAATTTTAAGAATGACACGGAGCATATTTTTTCTTATTTCAGTAAAACGCCTTTAGCTGCCGCATCGATTGGTCAGGTACACAAGGCGGTATTAAAGGACACAAATGAGCCGGTTGTCGTCAAGCTCTTGCGTCCTGAAGTGAAGCATATTATGCATGATGATTTAGCGATTTTAATGGAATTTGCCAGCTGGATTTCAAGTAAATCACAATGGGCGGAAAACTTAGGATTTTACGATTTAGCAAAAGGTTTTAGTCTCGCGCTAAGTGAGGAAATTGATTTTCATATCGAGGCGCGCAATATGGAGCAAATGGCGCTAATCGTGAAAAGTGGCAATATCGATGTCAAAGTGCCGAATGTTTATACAAGTTTTAGTAATGAAAATGTGCTCGTGATGGAGTATGTAAAAGGCAAGTCCGTTACGGTAGGGAGTCTGTTGTTTGCACAGCAGGCCGCGCAAACGAATCGTCATGATTTTGCCCAAACACTACTGTATGCCTTTTTAGAACAAGCGCTCATTTCAGGGATTTTCCATGCCGATCCACATCCAGGCAATATTTATATTGAAGAGGGTACCGGGCGTGTCGCGATGCTCGATTATGGAGCGGTGGGTCGGCTAGCGGTGCAACAGCAGGACGGGCTGAAGTACTTCCTAGTAGGGATTCATCAAAATGATGCCGCGCTTGTAGTAGACGGCATTAGTCTATTAGTTGAAAATGCAGAAGAAGTGAATCGCCAAGAGATGGAGCAGGCCATTAGCCAAATCTTGTTGAAGATTAATTATGTGACACGTATCGAAACGGACGAATTAATTTATTCCATTTTCTCGGTGGCACGAGATTTTGGCTTGCATTTTTACCCATCTGTCAGCGTTGCATTACGTGCAATCGTCACGTTAGATGGGACACTGTCAACGATTGACCCAAACTTTACTATTTTTAGTGAGATTAAAGATTTCTCAAATGATTATTTAAAAGCAAGCTTGATGAAGCCATTTAAGGAACCAAAAGAGACGAAGCAAATGATTGAAGAAGAGCTCGCACTGTTATTGCCAAATATACGTAAACTTCCGCGCCGTATTGATCAAATGATTAAAAAAGCCGAAAGCGGTAAGATTATTTTGCATCATGATATTTTTTCAGATAAAGCAAATGCGATGTTTGTCACACAGCTTTTTTCACGTTTTGTCCTGTTACTTGTCGGCATTACATTTGGTATAATTTCCGTCGCTTTACTCGCAATTTCACAGTTTATGCATACGGCTTACGCGGTCTATTTAAATACCGCTGCCTATTTAGGTTTATTTTTATGTGCCATCTTACTTGTTCGTCTGTCGATTCAAGCGATTCGTGATATGAAACGAACAAAATGA
- a CDS encoding carboxylate--amine ligase has product MSRQPFLPIIVGTDINAYNMAISFHEEYKIHPVLVGKGVLPFTNLSTIPRAIEYDKKLGDPAQFAKILISVAKKYEEAAEKLLLVGTNDLYVRLIIENRALLKDYFVFNYIEEDLMNEVQFKENFYKLCEQHDIDIPTTVFYNCKTDGEFTKDMMYPVIIKPSNGIEYTRNPFEGQAKVFKVENIEELNSVVTMIKNSGYADTLIIQDYIPGEDTAMWDSVVYVSSKGETQLVSYAQVVLQEHTKTAIGNYTALITRYDEEMMTKLRGFLEALNYRGFGNFDLKYDERDGKFKVFEVNIRQGRSSYYVTALGHNMARYFVDDLIYGKEKPCTYLKGDMLFSVVPKIVLKKFVADPVVKADIARLLKEKKMVNPLFYKQDKHCKRKFYMFMRQVNYYKKYKENVW; this is encoded by the coding sequence ATGAGCCGACAACCTTTTTTACCGATTATTGTAGGTACTGATATTAATGCATACAACATGGCGATTTCATTCCATGAAGAATATAAAATCCATCCGGTGCTAGTTGGGAAGGGCGTACTGCCATTTACAAATTTAAGTACGATTCCACGTGCAATTGAGTACGATAAAAAACTAGGCGATCCAGCACAATTCGCGAAAATTTTAATTAGCGTGGCGAAAAAATATGAAGAAGCGGCCGAAAAATTACTATTAGTCGGTACGAATGATTTATATGTACGCTTAATTATTGAAAACCGAGCTCTTTTAAAAGACTACTTTGTGTTTAACTACATCGAAGAAGACTTAATGAACGAAGTACAATTTAAAGAAAACTTCTATAAATTATGCGAACAGCATGATATCGATATTCCAACTACGGTGTTTTACAACTGTAAAACAGACGGCGAATTTACAAAGGATATGATGTATCCAGTCATTATCAAGCCAAGTAACGGCATCGAATACACCCGCAATCCATTTGAAGGACAAGCAAAAGTCTTTAAAGTTGAAAATATCGAGGAATTAAACAGCGTAGTAACAATGATTAAAAATAGTGGATATGCGGACACATTAATTATCCAAGACTACATTCCTGGTGAAGATACAGCGATGTGGGATTCGGTTGTCTATGTAAGCTCAAAAGGCGAAACACAGCTTGTGTCATATGCACAGGTCGTACTACAAGAGCATACGAAAACGGCGATTGGAAACTATACGGCGTTAATCACTCGTTATGACGAAGAAATGATGACAAAACTGCGCGGCTTTTTAGAGGCGTTAAATTATCGTGGTTTCGGGAACTTCGATTTAAAATACGATGAACGCGATGGCAAGTTTAAAGTATTCGAAGTTAACATTCGCCAAGGTCGTTCAAGCTATTACGTAACGGCACTGGGGCACAATATGGCACGTTATTTTGTCGATGATTTAATTTACGGCAAGGAAAAGCCATGCACGTACTTAAAAGGTGATATGCTGTTTTCTGTTGTGCCAAAAATCGTACTGAAAAAATTCGTGGCTGATCCAGTTGTAAAAGCGGATATTGCCCGTTTATTAAAAGAAAAGAAAATGGTCAATCCGTTATTTTATAAACAAGACAAGCACTGCAAGCGTAAGTTCTACATGTTCATGCGCCAGGTGAATTATTACAAGAAGTATAAAGAAAACGTTTGGTAA